The genomic stretch CAGGCGCAGCACGACTCCCAGCGGTCTGAAGGGAAAAGGCTGGTCTTCGACCACATGCCCAACTCCTGGGCCACGCCGCTTGCCTATGCCCTCAGCGGCGGTTGCAGAGATACGGTCGCACTGCTGCTCGAACGCGGCGCGGAGGTCCGCCAGCACGACACGCGGATGCTGGGAATCGCGGTGGGCCGCAACCGGCTGGACCTCGTGCAGATGCTCCTAGCGCGCGGGGCCGATGCCGGCAACCTCCCGTTGGCAGACCCCTCCCAGAACCGCGCATTAGCAGAACTGGCTATTTCCCACGGCTACGACGTCAATACCGGCCGCCCCGGCTGGCCGCCGCTGGTAGTTGCCAGCCGGGGCGACAAGGGAGAGCATCCCGAGAAAATTCAGGCGCTGCTGGAGCTCGGAGCAGACGTGAACGTCCGCGACTACAAAGGCAAGACGGCCCTCCACCGCGCCGCCACCGCCGGCTTTCTTGCGAGCATGGAAACCTTGCTGGCGAACGGCGCGGACATCGATGCGGCGGATGAGAAAGGTGAAACCCCGCTCCTCGACGCTGTGCGCGCCGGTCGGGTGGAAGCCGTAGCCCTGCTGCTGGCACGCGGCACCGACCCAAGGGTACAAAACCTAAAGGGAGATACGCCGGTTGCGATTGCTAGCCGAATGCGCAAGAAGAGCGCTGCTGCAATTCTGGAGATGATGGCATCTGCTGCATGGCCACACATTAATGAGCGATAGAGTACACCAGGTTGCCAAGGGTCTCGCGGAATGAACTCACTTTGAGTAATTCACCTAG from Chloroflexota bacterium encodes the following:
- a CDS encoding ankyrin repeat domain-containing protein; the encoded protein is MAKETLTGKQSDFLKIVAAAAGRGDVEAVRAFVDDNPRWVRTVGSHGRTMLWEAAYWGKLAVAEFLVSRGADVNALGCHYSEHYVEISCYCVARAKQRHALADYLLEQGATVDVFTAAYLGDTAAVAGYLAAEPALLESSQAQHDSQRSEGKRLVFDHMPNSWATPLAYALSGGCRDTVALLLERGAEVRQHDTRMLGIAVGRNRLDLVQMLLARGADAGNLPLADPSQNRALAELAISHGYDVNTGRPGWPPLVVASRGDKGEHPEKIQALLELGADVNVRDYKGKTALHRAATAGFLASMETLLANGADIDAADEKGETPLLDAVRAGRVEAVALLLARGTDPRVQNLKGDTPVAIASRMRKKSAAAILEMMASAAWPHINER